In Nitrospira sp., one DNA window encodes the following:
- a CDS encoding phytanoyl-CoA dioxygenase family protein has product MMNTIYYDPPFSDERRREELYHGQLLVYSPRRSTLAFIEFAKTLIKEAFAPYDPETAQQHLSVEQYADLLGKLKPNFIHHSESKALMRGIFDEMGCDPQKTYFDVPKMRSSTSDNYLTTGIAYAWHPHRDTWYSAPPCQINWWIPIYDIQSNNAMAFHPQYWNVPVKNSSKGYNYYVWNQQNRGAHVAQFLKEDPRPLPRPTESLVLDPQIRLIVPPGGIILFSAAQMHSSVPNTSGKTRFSIDFRVVNLDDVAGRKGAPRVDEACTGTTMRDYLRTSDLSHIPADLVSLYDDETADAGALTYQHKL; this is encoded by the coding sequence ATGATGAACACTATCTATTACGATCCTCCATTCTCGGACGAGCGCCGCCGCGAAGAGTTATATCATGGTCAGCTGCTCGTATATTCGCCGAGGAGGAGTACTCTCGCTTTTATCGAATTTGCCAAAACATTGATCAAGGAAGCTTTTGCCCCTTATGATCCGGAGACGGCCCAGCAACATCTTTCCGTTGAGCAGTACGCCGACCTGCTGGGAAAGTTGAAGCCGAATTTCATCCATCACTCCGAATCGAAAGCGCTCATGCGCGGCATTTTTGACGAGATGGGCTGTGATCCTCAGAAGACCTATTTTGATGTGCCGAAGATGCGAAGCTCTACCAGCGATAATTATCTGACAACGGGCATTGCTTATGCCTGGCATCCACATCGAGATACGTGGTATTCCGCGCCTCCCTGCCAAATCAATTGGTGGATCCCGATCTATGATATTCAGTCGAACAATGCCATGGCTTTTCATCCACAGTACTGGAACGTTCCAGTGAAGAACAGCTCCAAAGGGTATAATTATTATGTGTGGAACCAGCAAAATCGCGGAGCACATGTCGCCCAGTTCTTAAAAGAAGACCCCAGGCCGCTCCCAAGGCCGACCGAGTCGCTTGTACTTGACCCTCAGATTCGCCTCATCGTGCCGCCAGGCGGCATCATCTTATTTTCGGCAGCCCAGATGCATTCGAGTGTGCCCAACACTTCGGGCAAAACTCGCTTCAGCATAGACTTTCGCGTCGTGAATCTTGATGATGTGGCAGGAAGGAAAGGAGCCCCTCGGGTGGATGAAGCATGCACCGGAACTACCATGAGGGATTATTTGAGGACCAGCGATCTCTCGCATATCCCTGCCGACCTTGTATCACTCTATGATGACGAAACTGCCGATGCCGGTGCGCTCACTTACCAACATAAGCTGTAA